The Arabidopsis thaliana chromosome 5, partial sequence genomic interval ACTACAAGTTCAGAACCTAGTGgaatatttatgtataaagtatgaataatatttaataaacgATATACTATTGGTATAAATACAAGTATTAATGATTATAGACTTATTTTAGATATTGACATAAGGTATTGATTGTGTCTAGcatgtgatgatgatatgtAAATAATAATGGACTTCTGAGATGCAAGCTGGTAATTACTGATACGGATTAGTTTAATGACTTAATCTAGATTTCTAactaaaacatgaaaacatggACCGGTTAAGATGGTCTTGGGAGACACAAAAATCACGtgtatgttttaaaaagattcgGCTTTGATCTTAGAGCTTTTCGGCATCGAAGTTTCATGTGTCAGGGCTAGTGTTTATATATCTTCTTGAACCTTGATTAATTGAAATGAATCataagtatttttcttttttaagagATATTAGACCGAAAATATCAGGGACACCATTATAGTTAAACTTATGAAACCCAAAGTGTTTTGAGACCATTGCAAAAGACTAGATACACATCGCAAATATAAAGGAGGTTGTGAAGGTTCTTGCCGCAACCCATTGGAAGGTGAGAAGGATAGTAACTGGCTGGCTCTCATAGTTCCATCaaattttttatgtattgTTTCTCAACTAACCATTAATTATAATAGTgttgttattttcatcaaGTAATAGTAGTTGTTCGTTTTGAAGTTTAGATACTTTATTTATGAGATACCAAGTTTATATGACATCCTTTATCAGAAAATACATTGATTAGAAAATGAAATGCCTCgtcattttttataattattttgtagaGTGATACCCTTGGACCAACGTCCGGGAATCTTGGATTAAACGATTTCCTAGagttaattttgtaaatttggttactaattaaaaaaagaaaaatgtacaATAAGTAATTGATTAGTGGCATGAGAGTTAGGAATTGTAGTTAGGGGAGATATTCAATTAGAAGATGGTTTGACACTTTGACTCTCTTGGGATTAGGATTCTTCacggggaaaaaaaaacagtgttattgttagaaagaaagagagaatagaAGCTCCTTCTCTTATCATTAAAATTTCTTGATCTCTGTGCCCCCACCAAATATCTTTAATTTACGTATAGATACTATTACTATTGATTATTGAATTTATAATCACGTATattgttcatattttttttctgtcacaTAGCATGTGCGATGGATATTTGAAATTTCCAATCTGTGTTGTAAGCAAATATTAactttgtttgaaaaaaaagaatttattttgttgatatttttgcTATTGTACATCTTGTTTTGCTGACTTATTTATTCAAGattaacaaaatgattttcttttcagtAATTGACTATATCAGTAATCTTATCAGCAATAtgacaaacaataataataagatccataattaatattttgcatCCATAACTAAGAATTAGAGTTTTCTGCATACAAAATTCGAATGATCTATTTGGGCATATCACATATCCAATGATACTTGTACAtggtttttttaaaaaaaatatttcttcctaatgaaagaaaaacagaggcaatgatattttgatatagCTGGCACATTTAAAATTCTAGACATATTAAACTCTTAACGCTGGAAGTTGAGGCAATATATAAGAGGGGtagtaattttatatacaacaTTTTATTGTCATAACTATATAAGAGGAGTGTgtatttttacatataaatgttataattaattatgtcGTAGAATGTATGATTGAGGAATTTGATGGACCTAAGTACCTAACACTCATTTATTCACAATCttatcatttaattttgtttgattctaaTATCAGGTTTGATATTCTATACATGGCCAAGGAATTTGTGATTCACAAGTTTACCATCTTTTCAAAATCATGTAATGATTTATGCTACGAactaaatgatatatttaaatagactttatttatgttaattatataatatgataaatATAGCTAATTCTTATTGATACTAATTATATTGTTGAGGTTCTATCATTAATTTACGTGGTGAAACTGCAATTTGATTTGCGGAAATGATCTTATATCATTAGAAGGAACAACTAGGACACTGCTCTTTTACATATGTGCGAGTTTTACCAATAAGATATTGACTAACTACGAGACGAACATTAGTATTTGCTAATGTGTTTCGCTGATTTTCTAGGTTTTAGTCGTGACGTGAAATTCAGTAAGAAGCACAACGAAATGCCATCGGCTCATGTGtgtgaaaaaattaaaaatttatgggCTGAACAATTCTAATTGCATGATGATTCGGGTTTAATTTAGGCCTCTGGAAAATCCAGGGCTTATTTCCATGCAAAATCTTAGGTCAGTATTGGGCCCGCCTTTCAAAAGCCCAATTTTAATTATTCGTTTTTGTTGTCCGATAAAAAATCCAGAAGAAGTCATCTCTCCCCTTAAAAACGGTAGTCAAAACTAAAAGACTCAAAGTGATTTCCAGTAAGttttgtagaaaataaaataattgtggCCATTGGAGATTTAGCAAGGCTCATGGAAAAgtgattgttcttttttcccCATGATTCTAGTTATAAGGCCATCCTTGATGCATACATCAACACCATGACTGGTCCAAAATAGCATAGGTCTAAAGATGATGAAGCAAATGATAATCAGTTTATTCCGATAGAAGCAAATGAGGATGTCATCAATTGTGGATGTTATACCTGATTAGTTAAGCAAACCATTAGCACTATGTTTAGttagaaaagaaggaaattaTGATAGCCATAAAAATGCCAACATTTTCCCTTTTAAATTGCATTCGtggtttttgaaattttattatttaattaatttgttttctttcagttGTCATTTGAATGGTTATCATAATTCGGTCttatattattgatttttattattcgTTAGGTTTTTTTCAGTTGTCTGATGGAAAATTCAGAAGCCACCACTTACAAatcaaaagtataaaaaaagactcaaaagaagactccaaaatccaaatagtttttctccattttttttttctttttccagaAATTATAGTTATAGAAATAAATAGTTGTGGCCGTTGGAGATTTGCATTGGCCACGAGTCATGGAAAAGTGAATGTTCTTTTTCCATGATTCTTCTAGTCGGTCATGCTTGGTGCATGTATGAACACATATTTAAAGTTCTATACAAGTTGTTagaattcttttaaatttaatttgctttatttatttttttagttttagttttggaaaATCATGGTCACACATCTTGAGCTACcgttgttatttatatataaatgttcttaatattaaaaaattatgaaccACAGGGCTAATAAACTTGAATATTTGTAGGGTCAATGGCTTTATTAATGTGTATATTTGTAGAAGAAAGCTGGGAAATATTCTATAAGTAAATTATCATCTTATAcactaattttttaaaaatccacGCCTAGTAAtaaattccaattttttttaactcagtaataaattccattttttattaaaagtttatttcatagaagtacttttttttttatgtgataaaagaaaaactgaagaaGGCCAATGAAAAATGAAGATCCCAAAGACATAAAAAGtgacaaaagagaagaataaagaaagacCAACAACACCACTTGGGGGAGGCTCCCATACACAAAACGAAGGCGCGAATTTCAAGGACTCTTCTCGACGACCAAACCACATAAAACACTCTTACCAGAATTTGTGTTGTCTTCGTTCAtttccttctcctcttcttcttcttcttcgtcgtaattttgattgtttctttgcGAAAAGTCGTTTTTTTAATCAAGTCTGAATCACGTTTTATTGATCTACACTCGCGTGGGTTCTCCGTTTCGTGCTTAGATCAGAGAGCTCCCTCCCGTGATTCCGTAAGATTTCTGCGTTTCTCATTACTTGGTTTCATTTCAACGTAGATTCTGAATTTTGTGTGATCTAGtctacacatttttttttaattctttccTCTGCTCCTAAATTCCAGAATTCAGACAACGGTTGCGATATTTcttatgtctttttttctatCGTTGTTCATTTCAGAAGTTTCGATATAAAAAAGGTTATTGTTGGATTTTGAGTAACACATTGTCCTCAATTCTCATCGTTCTTCaatcaaattttggattttgagcATCATGGATGATGGATCTAtgcattttgattttatattgtACAGAAAgaatgtttcttgttttgttttgatgatgtTTTCTTATGACAACAATCTTCATGTTTTTGTAGGAGCTTTAAGGTCGGAAATGGCGGCTCATGTTTCTACTGGAAACATTCATAATTTCTATCTTGCGGGGCAGGTTTACAGGGGACAAGCTTTTTCATGGAGTTCTGCTTCTACTTTCATGGCAAATCCATTCAAAGAGCCCTCTTGGTATCACttcttttaatctttaatCCCAAATTTTGTCCCTTTTGTGTAGCAATTGGCATTTTGAGGTTCATGTTTCTCATTTATGATTTTGCTCTTTGTTCTCATGTAGAACTTTAACTAGTTAGACCTATAGTTTCTCATGCTGGACTCAAACTTTTATAATCTCTGTGTGCATATAGGTCAAGTGGGGTATTTAAGGCTCTAAAAGCTGAGAGATGTGGTTGTTACTCTCGTGGTATTTCCCCCATCAGTGAGACCTCAAAACCTATCAGGGCTGTTTCGgtatcttcttcaacaaagtATTATGATTTCACTGTGATTGGTAGTGGAGTAGCGGGTCTGCGTTATGCTTTAGAAGTTGCAAAGCAAGGAACAGTCGCAGTGATTACCAAAGATGAGCCTCATGAGAGTAACACAAACTATGCTCAAGGTGGTGTTAGTGCTGTGTTATGCCCTTTGGATTCTGTTGAAAGTCATATGCGGGACACTATGGTCGCTGGTGCTCATCTTTGTGATGAAGAAACCGTAAGAGTAAGTTCCCTTTGTTGCTGATCATTACCTCAAAACTGTTTGATAAGTGCTTGTGTTAGTCTCGTGCATAAGCATTTTGTAATGGTCTAAACCTGTCTCACTTTTCTGTATCTGAATGTTCTTTTTCAGGTTGTGTGTACTGAAGGGCCTGAAAGGATTCGTGAACTGATTGCAATGGGAGCATCATTTGATCACGGCGAGGATGGAAATTTGCATTTGGCCAGAGAGGGTGGTCACTCGCATTGTAGGATCGTTCACGCTGCTGATATGACaggaagagagattgagagagctTTACTTGAAGCTGTACTTAATGATCCCAACATATCTGTCTTCAAACACCATTTTGCAATCGATCTGCTCACTTCTCAGGTTCCACTTCACACCCTTGAAAAACACATGTGCATATATGATCAATTGGCTTATCAGATCATATCTTTTTGTATCTTAACAGGATGGCTTGAACACAGTTTGTCATGGTGTGGACACTTTGAATATCAAAACTAATGAGGTACACAAAGATCTTGTTTCTGGTGGTTTGATCATTCACCTTATATCTTAGATTgtaatgtaaaaaaaactcatgttTCTTCAGGTAGTACGCTTTATATCGAAGGTGACATTGCTTGCTTCAGGTGGAGCTGGGCATATCTATCCATCAACCACAAATCCTCTGGTAACATTTTCTATAGACTCTCTTTTTAACAAAGCTCTATGGAAGTTTCATTTTACCAATTTTATCAGAAGAAAGAATGTGCAGGATCAACACAAcagttttgtgtgtttatgggaaatatccaaaaatgaaactttgaTTAAGTAATGTGATTTATCCCttgaatacaaaagaaaatgtcgAAATTATCACGGGTATACACAAACATACTGCATTAGAGTTTTAGATTTAATAGTTCAAACAGTTGCAGAAACAAAGAGATTTTAGTCATAGAGTacatttttttgctaaattcGGTTGTGCTAGTCGCAATGATATTTCTCTAAAAGTGATATATTATGCTCCATTTTAATTATCGACATGGTTTTTGTATAGGTGGCTACTGGAGATGGGATGGCGATGGCTCATCGAGCTCAAGCTGTGATCTCAAATATGGAGTAAGTGAACACCGAAAAACCGACTGAAGAAACTTGTTGACAATAAacttatgttttgtatttgtttttggttagaTTTGTGCAGTTTCATCCTACTGCCCTAGCCGACGAAGGTCTTCCCATCAAACTACAAACTGCTAGGGAAAACGCGTTCCTCATCACCGAGGCGGTGAGAGGTGATGGTGGCATCCTCTATAATCTAGGAATGGAGCGATTCATGCCTGTTTACGATGAACGAGCTGAGCTTGCTCCAAGAGACGTGGTTGCAAGAAGTATTGATGACCAGCTTAAGAAACGAAACGAAAAGTATGTGTTACTTGACATAAGCCATAAGCCAAGAGAAAAGATTCTTGCCCATTTCCCGAACATAGCTTCTGAATGTCTTAAACACGGTCTGGATATCACCCGTCAGCCTATTCCGGTTGTCCCTGCAGCCCATTACATGTGTGGAGGAGTTCGTGCTGGTTTACAAGGCGAAACCAATGTCCTTGGATTGTTTGTAGCAGGTGAAGTAGCATGTACAGGCCTCCACGGGGCAAATCGTCTTGCTAGTAACTCGCTTTTAGAAGCTCTGGTTTTCGCGAGACGGGCTGTTCAGCCTTCGACTGAGCTCATGAAACGCACAAGACTTGATGTATGCGCATCAGAGAAATGGACAAGGCCTGTTGTTGCGACAGCTAGATTGCTAGGAGATGAAGTAATAGCAAAGATTATAGCTTTGACTAAAGAAGTGAGAAGAGAGCTTCAGGAGGTAATGTGGAAGTATGTTGGTATTGTCAGATCGACAATTCGGCTCACCACTGCTGAGAGGAAAATCGCAGAGCTAGAAGCAAAATGggaaacatttttgtttgaacatGGATGGGAACAAACAGTGGTAGCTCTTGAAGCTTGTGAGATGAGAAACTTGTTCTGTTGCGCTAAGCTTGTGGTGAGCAGCGCGTTAGCTAGACATGAAAGCAGAGGTCTTCATTACATGACAGACTTTCCTTTTGTGGAAGAAAGCAAGCGGATTCCGACGATTATTCTACCGTCTTCTCCTACAACAGCTAGTTGGAGCTCAAGGCGGTTACAGAATATAAGTAGCAGCTCACTTATTGATTGCTAAAACTGCAGgagtttttgttcttatttgaATCCAAACCTCTCTGATTATTGTatcaatttgaaaaaatttggATCTCAAAAGGAATCTCTGATTCTGACACTCTGTAATacaaaaggaaataaattattcatttGAGATATCAATCATATTGGTAATTCATATTTCAATTCCTTTGTTATGGTTTATTGATGACTTTCtgaatgaaagaaacaacTGTGAGTGTGGATTTCCCAAGCAAGAAGCAGGATTGAGAACAGTCTTGTGTTCACTGACTCCATATCCTcggttccttttttttctgaGTAAATCATTCCAAAAGCTTCTATCCTTCTCCTGAGGAAATCACGAGCTCCAAGCTCGGGTATGGCTTCCATGACCAGACCAAACATGAATTCATTCTTCCTGTCTTCTTCAACTAGACCAGGGTGTGATCTGAGAAGGCTGCACAAAGGCACATCCATTAATAATCAGAGATCTCTTCTGCAATGTCGCTTTAGAACAGCCTAGTTACTAGTTACATCCAGAAACCAGCTAGATCATAAGTCTTGCCTGCTCTGCAGCTGCCATCGCCGTTCTGCTACAATGAAATTCAAAGGGTATTTTCAGGAGATAGTTTTGGCTCGTGCAATTTGATTTAACAAAGAATAAAGATATCCTGAATTACAATGTGAAGAAGTACTATGGTGCACCATAATCTTACCAGCACTAACCCAATTGCGGAATCACAGATTCACAATTGCTTAGGTGTCCTGTTTGGAGCCAAATCTGCTACTGTAGTATATATCtgagaaaatgaaacattTGAGTAAAGTTGCAACTGAAAATAGGAGGAGACTAGTATTGGAAGGATGAAACAGAATTACCACGTTCACGAATTTGAGGAACGAgcattctttttcttgtaacaCTCCTTTAAGAATCTTTCAGCATCAACCTTCATTCCAGGTTTAGAAAAGGCAGCACTTATCCAGTAAATAGTTTGATTACACGGAATATATCCCTTTTCTTCAACCATCTCTTTTAGCAACCCTTTTGCCTCTGCTAAGTACATTGCTTTTTTATTCCACTCAACGTCTGGATGAGTGCAAAGTTTGCACAAACCAGATATCATGGTACAATAAGTCGAAGTATTGGGGCTCACTCCTCTCTTACCCATCTCTTTCAATAGCTCTCTCGCCTGAAGCATCTTCCCAACGTTAGCAAATTCACTAATAAGCACATTATAAGTGCTGGTTTTCGGTACCAACCCATCCGCAATCATCTCACAATATATCGTCATACTTCCTTTCATATTCCCTATCTTAGCTTGACCAGAGATTAAAGCATTGTATGTAAAATCGTCAGGGCGCATACCTCTACTCTTCATCTCACTCAGCCATTTGTCCACTTCCTTTATTAGCCCAGCATCAGAAAGACCTCTTATTATAGTATTATAGGTTGCAACATTTGGGGATATTCCTGCTTCCATCATCACAGAATATGTCGAAAGAGCTTTTCTTACATGACTGCCTACAAAGTACCCGTGCATAAGGGAATTGAACGTCACAGTATCAGGAATAAAGCCTCTCGCTTCCATATCCCCCATAACCATAGCTGCCTTTTTCGTCATACCTAGTTTGCACAGAGTTGCAATAAGAGTGTTATAAACTTGCCGACTGAGTTTAATCCCATAACTCAATAGCGTCTCATGCGTTTTGAATATAGCATCAGCTCTTTTATGCTTCGAAGACGTGTCAAGAAAAATCCGGTATGTCGTTAAGTTAGGATGGATCTCCATAAGCATCATTTGATTCAATATGTGAATTGCTTCCTCCATTTTACCGTTTTCGCATAGCATTCCAACCACAATATTGCAACTCATCAGACTCGGTTTTATTCCACAACTCTTCATCTTATCCCAAAGCTTAAGGATACCTTCCGAATCCCCTTGCTTTCTTTGTGAATTCATCATTATGTTAAATGTAGCAATATCTGGTTCTATACCCTTCTCTCTCATTCCTTTGTAGGCCCAGTCTGCTCCGACTTTGCCAAACTTTAACATCCCACTGATTAAGACATTATAAGAAACAACATCCCACGGCATCCCTCTCTCTTGCATTTCTTCAGCCCAAGCAAGAGCAGCTTCTTCGTCTCCTCCTTTGAAGAATACATCAATTAAAGATGTGTAGTTAATCTGATCCAGCGTCACTCCTTTAGATACCATGTCTTTGACTAATCCCTTAACTTCCTTAATCCTACCAATTCTCTTCAAGTGGTTCACCAGAGCATCAAGTATGTAGTTGTTTTCCTCCACCCCAATCAGCCTCATTTCCTTACTCAGTTCAATTGccatttcttctttccctGCCTTAAACAAGCCATCAATTACTGTACCATAAGTAAAACCATTCGGCACAACATTTTGGTCCTCCATTTTTCTCAAAAGACTAACAGCTTCTTCGAGCATCCCTTTCTTCACATAGCCGTTTATCATACTAGAGTATGTTACAACATTCGGAATAACACTTTTCTCTAACATCTGCGTTATGATAAATTCTGCACTGCTTAAATCCCCCGCTTTGCACAACCCATCAACCAAAGCCGTATATGTAACCACATTTGGAACTTGGTTATCTTCCAAAAGCATCTTAAATGTTTTCTCAGCCTCCCTAAGGTCCCCAGCCTTAAACAGACCATCCATCAAAACAGTATATACAACTAAATCTACAGGTATCCCACGCACAACCATCTGACTGTAAAGAGCCAAAGCATGGCGGTAAATATTTGCTTTAAATAACGAATCAACAAGAGTAGTATAAGTTACATGGTTCGGATATACACTCATCTCCTCCATTTCCCGCAGTAACAATCCCCCTTCCAGCACTTTTCCACCTTTGCACAATCGGTTAATAATCGAACTAAAAGTAACAACATCCGGATCAAACCCACTCATAACCATATCCCTGTATGCTTCTTCAATAGCATGGAGATTGTAGTAGGAGCTTAAGAGTATAGTATGAGTGATAAGGTTTAGTTCCGAGATTTCGTCAACTAAAGCCTTAGCTCTAACAAAGTTTCCAACTTTACAAAACCCATCAATCAGAGTATTGTAGCTAACCGTATCAGGCAATATACCCATCTTCACCATCTCAGATAGAAACTGATAAGCCTCATCAGCTAAACCATGTTCACATAAACCCGAAATCACAGTGTTATAAGTAACAGTATCGATGCTGATTACTCTATTTCTAAGTAAACTAATTGCAAAACTCAAACGACCCACTTTGCAAAAAGAATGAATCAATACATTGAGAGCAAAAACATCGGGAGACACTCCACAAGCTATCATCTTGCTGTAAATCAGCGATACCTGATCGTGTACCAAACCATTGACATTGAATTGATGAATCAGACTGTTCCATAGACGCGAATCCGGAACAACCCCGAAAGTGCACATCGCAGAGAGCGTCCTTGCTGCTCCGTAGAGTCTCTCACAGCTTAAATAGAGCCGAAAGAGAGTATGGAAGAGAGAGACGTAAACTCTAGTCTTGATAGGAGCTAAATCTGGGTCGAATCTTCGTTGTGTGATCGAGAGGCTAGTCTCTTCGCTTTCTGGGATTTGGGGTCGTTTGATTGACGAGAAAGAGCGGCAATTTGAGAGGAAGAATCTGTATTTACCCTTATAGTTATTCCAAATCCTTATCATTATCATCAGCAGATAGATTGGAGTTCATCTAAATCTCCAAATTTCTCCAGAGACTCCTGCAAGCTCTCATGGCGTCTGCTTGTGACGACGCATCGTTTTCCAGGTGAACTGAGAAAAAGAGTTTCGAAGCTCGACGACGAGGTTTAAGTTCGGTAATACCACGTCGTTTTAAAAGACTCAATAATAACGGCCCTAAATACATGGGCTGTTTTTGGGCTATATCTAAAATAAGCCCAACATATTAACGTTTAAACATATTTCATACATTTCGGAGATAAGATTTCGGAAAAATCTATTTCACGACGCTATTTCGGAGATAGATTAATAATGGGTTAAGTTGCAAATTACTCacttttctaaatttaatttgaaaagtagtcactttactattcataatttgcaaaatagtCACTTTTCACTGTTTGATTCGTACACTTAGATTGTACACCATTTTTAGTGTACagatgtatataaaaaatacacaGCGTACACTTTACATTTGTACACTAAAAGTGATGTAATCCAAGTGTACGAATCAAACAGTGAAAAGTGACTACTTTGcaaattatgaatagtaaAGTGACTACTTTCCtaattaagtttgaaaaagTGACTATTTTGCCAATACACCCATTAATAATAATGCGATGCTATTTCACGACGTACTTATCCAAAACATATAACGTTAACAAACAACTAAAGGGACCACTATCATTATTGCATTTTAGATGTTAGtataaattgaattattattatatttgttggaaatttatgtaaatacatatgtatttaatatttatcacCTGTtagaaaatatgttaaaaaaggatttgatttattttttgttgaagaagaaacatgatttctaaaatatttggaaatcTTTGATTCTGGTTTATACACTTTGTATCAATGGAAATTTGGTAAAATTGGATTTGTCAGTGTGAAAATATCATGGAGAGGAAtcaattaaaaaggaaaagaaccttaccaaaaagaaagaaagtaaaagaatatAACTAAATAGACATTACAGTCAGCTTTTCTAAACAAGGAAAGGATAGACTTATACATGAATTAGTAACTATTTCCTTAGAATtcaaggattttttttgtctaacaGTACTTGTCAAGTAACATAAGTACGATAATTAAAGTCTAACGATGATGTCTATGGAGCCGTCTTACACGTGGCACAGCTATTCTGGTCCGAAGAAAAGGATGATTTGGTGCAGGTGCGTGAACATTTCGTCCTATATAAATCCTCTCATCTCCAATTACTGAtttcacacaaaacaaaaatcgacCAAAGAGTAACCAAATTGATATTTATCTCTTCTCAACCATGGCGATGAGACAAGCCGCTAAGGCAACGATCAGGGcctgttcttcctcttcttcttcgggtTACTTCGCTCGACGTCAGTTTAATGTAATAATTCTTTCgatctctctcctttttcacGATTAAGGTTCTAAGTTGGTGATATTTATAGTTTCTCAGAGTTTTGTGTGGTGATTTCGCTTGATTTTACTGTTTGCGGTTGGTAACGTTTCCGATTGTGTGTGGGATAGATGTTTTTGGATCTTTGGCCTTATGATTTTGAGGATAtgcaaattttggttttgtagaacctattttgattttgttgtgatATGATCAGACTGACTGTGCATGACTGAAACGTGTGACTAAAATTAGGAAAGCACAACTGTCGTTTCTGATTAGGCCAGCTAAAGTTTCCATAATGGAACCCAACTACTACATGGTGTCTCTTTTTGTAATAACTAAACGGCACGATGTTTGATATGGGCTTCTAAACGGGCCTGTAAACGTTTGGGCGTTGTATATAGTTTCAAAACAGAACAGATTAGTGTCTTACTGTAAGATGTTGTCTCTTTCAGTGTAATGGGAAGACGCactttttgatgatttttcagAGTTTTAGGTAGTTCTTACATGCGTCGGatcttttcttgttcttatatatgtattcatgtTTCTTTGAATCGGgtatatgttaaaatttaaatagcCTTTTGAACTTGCTTATGAAACAGGCATCTTCTGGTGATAGCAAAAAGATTGTAGGAGTTTTCTACAAGGCCAACGAATACGCTACCAAGAACCCTAACTTCCTTGGCTGCGTCGAGAATGCCTTAGGAATCCGTGACTGGCTTGAATCCCAAGGACATCAGTACATCGTCACTGATGACAAGGAAGGCCCTGATTGCGGTAAGTATTTTCCAATCTAACAAGTACTTGAAGAGattcaaaatctttaattctgtttttctATAGCACAAACTATAAATATGAATGCAAGCCTCCTTTTGATTCAACTCTTATTTATTAATGGCAGAACTTGAGAAACATATCCCGGATCTTCACGTCCTAATCTCCACTCCCTTCCACCCGGCGTATGTAACTGCTGAAAGAATCAAGAAAGCCAAAAACTTGAAGCTTCTCCTCACAGCTGGTATTGGCTCGGATCATATTGATCTCCAGGCAGCTGCAGCTGCTGGCCTGACGGTTGCTGAAGTCACGGGAAGCAACGTGGTCTCAGTGGCAGAAGATGAGCTCATGAGAATCTTAATCCTCATGCGCAACTTCGTACCAGGGTACAACCAGGTCGTCAAAGGCGAGTGGAACGTCGCGGGCATTGCGTACAGAGCTTATGATCTTGAAGGGAAGACGATAGGAACCGTGGGAGCTGGAAGAATCGGAAAGCTTTTGCTGCAGCGGTTGAAACCATTCGGGTGTAACTTGTTGTACCATGACAGGCTTCAGATGGCACCAGAGCTGGAGAAAGAGACTGGAGCTAAGTTCGTTGAGGATCTGAATGAAATGCTCCCTAAATGTGACGTTATAGTCATCAACATGCCTCTCACGGAGAAGA includes:
- the AO gene encoding L-aspartate oxidase (L-aspartate oxidase (AO); FUNCTIONS IN: electron carrier activity, oxidoreductase activity, L-aspartate oxidase activity; INVOLVED IN: NAD biosynthetic process; LOCATED IN: chloroplast; EXPRESSED IN: 24 plant structures; EXPRESSED DURING: 14 growth stages; CONTAINS InterPro DOMAIN/s: Fumarate reductase/succinate dehydrogenase flavoprotein-like, C-terminal (InterPro:IPR015939), Fumarate reductase/succinate dehydrogenase flavoprotein, N-terminal (InterPro:IPR003953), Fumarate reductase/succinate dehydrogenase flavoprotein, C-terminal (InterPro:IPR004112), L-aspartate oxidase (InterPro:IPR005288); BEST Arabidopsis thaliana protein match is: succinate dehydrogenase 1-1 (TAIR:AT5G66760.1); Has 30201 Blast hits to 17322 proteins in 780 species: Archae - 12; Bacteria - 1396; Metazoa - 17338; Fungi - 3422; Plants - 5037; Viruses - 0; Other Eukaryotes - 2996 (source: NCBI BLink).), with translation MAAHVSTGNIHNFYLAGQVYRGQAFSWSSASTFMANPFKEPSWSSGVFKALKAERCGCYSRGISPISETSKPIRAVSVSSSTKYYDFTVIGSGVAGLRYALEVAKQGTVAVITKDEPHESNTNYAQGGVSAVLCPLDSVESHMRDTMVAGAHLCDEETVRVVCTEGPERIRELIAMGASFDHGEDGNLHLAREGGHSHCRIVHAADMTGREIERALLEAVLNDPNISVFKHHFAIDLLTSQDGLNTVCHGVDTLNIKTNEVVRFISKVTLLASGGAGHIYPSTTNPLVATGDGMAMAHRAQAVISNMEFVQFHPTALADEGLPIKLQTARENAFLITEAVRGDGGILYNLGMERFMPVYDERAELAPRDVVARSIDDQLKKRNEKYVLLDISHKPREKILAHFPNIASECLKHGLDITRQPIPVVPAAHYMCGGVRAGLQGETNVLGLFVAGEVACTGLHGANRLASNSLLEALVFARRAVQPSTELMKRTRLDVCASEKWTRPVVATARLLGDEVIAKIIALTKEVRRELQEVMWKYVGIVRSTIRLTTAERKIAELEAKWETFLFEHGWEQTVVALEACEMRNLFCCAKLVVSSALARHESRGLHYMTDFPFVEESKRIPTIILPSSPTTASWSSRRLQNISSSSLIDC